The Arachis ipaensis cultivar K30076 chromosome B07, Araip1.1, whole genome shotgun sequence genome includes a window with the following:
- the LOC107607934 gene encoding uncharacterized protein LOC107607934: MSLTSFLEVNPPIFKGTTNPGEADKWFIAVECALQTQHVSNNQFVEYATYQLVGEAQHWWQGECRFLQLQNMDIPLELFRTAFYKKYFLESVREARELGLIQLKKGSMSMAKYTSKFEELCRFSRVCQGAPESYEGWKCERYQGGMRKTIMTIVVPLGIQRFSELVNKARIIEDYSKKTILVRGDYGGSSSRVRGKYVPSRGQNFKKGRHAPQRSQGRGHVGEINHDKYH, translated from the coding sequence ATGTCACTAACCTCTTTTCTAGAAGTTAATCCCCCAATTTTCAAGGGAACAACAAATCCTGGTGAAGCAGACAAATGGTTTATTGCTGTGGAGTGTGCACTACAAACTCAACATGTCTCAAACAATCAGTTCGTGGAATATGCGACTTACCAATTAGTGGGAGAAGctcagcattggtggcaaggagagtGTCGATTTTTGCAACTACAGAATATGGATATTCCATTGGAGCTGTTTCGGACTGCTTTCTACAAGAAGTATTTTCTTGAGTCAGTGAGGGAGGCCAGAGAGTTAGGGCTTATACAGCTGAAAAAAGGTTCAATGTCTATGGCCAAATATACGAGTAAGTTCGAGGAGCTCTGTAGGTTCTCAAGGGTATGTCAAGGAGCTCCTGAGTCCTATGAGGGTTGGAAGTGTGAAAGATACCAAGGAGGTATGAGGAAAACTATTATGACTATTGTGGTTCCATTAGGGATTCAGAGATTCTCTGAACTGGTGAACAAGGCAAGAATTATTGAAGATTATTCCAAGAAGACGATTTTGGTGAGAGGTGATTATGGCGGTAGTAGTAGCAGAGTTCGTGGGAAGTACGTTCCATCAAGAGGCCAGAACTTCAAGAAGGGAAGACATGCCCCTCAGCGATCCCAAGGTCGAGGACATGTTGGAGAGATTAACCATGACAAATATCACTAG